A region from the Solibacillus sp. FSL H8-0523 genome encodes:
- the rarD gene encoding EamA family transporter RarD, producing MSEQKQGILFAAGAYLMWGLIPLYWKQVQHVSSLEILAGRVIWSFIFTAAFILIIKQSKHLLADIKVLWGKQLQFWLLFVASLIISLNWGVYIWAVNNDHLLQASLGYYINPLISVLFGLLFFKEKLSAATITAVVIAAIGVGYQAILGGSIPWVSLTLALTFAFYGVIKKKIPLDATRGLAIETLFILPIAIVGYIYLMQTTDIAFLNVDLKTNLFLIGSGIITALPLVLFAKGAQKIPLYLMGFIQFLSPTMSLVIGIFVFKEPFTMTELFTFSCIWLAVLIFSASKFIEARKRHAI from the coding sequence ATGTCAGAACAAAAACAAGGCATCCTGTTTGCGGCAGGGGCCTATTTAATGTGGGGACTGATCCCACTTTATTGGAAACAGGTGCAACATGTTTCGAGTCTCGAAATATTAGCGGGGCGCGTCATATGGTCATTCATTTTTACCGCAGCATTCATCCTCATTATTAAACAGAGTAAACACTTACTTGCGGACATTAAGGTACTGTGGGGAAAACAGCTTCAGTTTTGGCTGTTGTTTGTCGCGTCGCTTATTATTAGTCTCAACTGGGGCGTGTATATTTGGGCGGTCAATAACGATCACTTATTACAGGCGAGTCTCGGTTATTATATTAATCCACTCATTTCGGTGTTGTTTGGGCTGTTATTCTTTAAGGAAAAGCTGTCTGCGGCTACAATTACTGCCGTTGTGATTGCGGCGATTGGGGTAGGGTATCAAGCGATTTTAGGGGGATCCATTCCGTGGGTGTCATTAACACTTGCGCTTACTTTCGCGTTTTATGGTGTTATTAAAAAGAAAATCCCACTTGATGCAACACGTGGACTAGCAATTGAAACGCTATTCATTTTACCGATTGCGATTGTCGGTTACATTTATTTAATGCAAACAACAGATATTGCGTTTTTAAACGTTGATCTGAAAACGAACCTCTTTTTAATCGGCAGTGGCATTATTACTGCGCTACCACTTGTGTTATTTGCAAAAGGTGCGCAGAAGATTCCGCTTTATTTAATGGGCTTCATTCAGTTTTTATCGCCAACGATGAGCTTAGTTATTGGGATTTTTGTCTTTAAGGAGCCATTTACGATGACGGAACTGTTTACGTTTAGCTGTATTTGGCTGGCGGTACTCATTTTCTCGGCGTCGAAATTTATCGAAGCACGCAAAAGACATGCTATTTAA
- a CDS encoding DUF1641 domain-containing protein, whose product MSEMNNQVEKVSVSQEQLDVLDQLLKPEVQASLTTLVDNLPKLAEMTTLLTKAYDFATAVATDETLKNDTVAAVTEMATPVVDTAKSLAQTAIEAKDRAEATSETVGVFGLLKMLKDPQVQGALRFANAFLAVAAEKKVK is encoded by the coding sequence ATGTCAGAAATGAATAATCAGGTAGAAAAAGTGTCTGTTTCACAAGAGCAATTAGACGTTTTAGACCAACTATTAAAGCCAGAGGTACAAGCTTCGTTAACAACTTTAGTGGACAACTTACCAAAGTTAGCTGAAATGACAACGCTTTTAACAAAAGCATATGATTTCGCAACGGCTGTAGCAACGGATGAAACATTAAAAAATGATACAGTTGCGGCTGTAACTGAAATGGCAACTCCAGTAGTAGATACGGCAAAATCTTTAGCTCAAACGGCGATCGAAGCAAAAGACCGTGCTGAAGCAACAAGTGAAACTGTTGGTGTATTTGGCCTATTAAAAATGTTAAAAGACCCACAAGTTCAAGGCGCATTACGTTTTGCTAACGCATTTTTAGCTGTAGCAGCTGAGAAAAAAGTCAAATAA